A segment of the Actinomycetota bacterium genome:
ACCATTCAAACCAGGAAGTGTCCGCTAGTTCCGCCGGTCCGAAGATCAGGCTGCCTGCGACAAGAGTCAGTGACTGCTCAGTTTGATGTGCCAGAAGCGTTGCGACCACGGTCGCGGAAAAGTCAACATCTAAAAAGTCGAAGAGTTCATCAGGACCCGCGTCCATTGCCGCGCTCACAGATGCAGTTTGGCACAACAGAGCGAACTGTCGTTGTGAGGCGTGAATATTCAATTTGCGATAACTTCAGCCTGCAAGTTGGGAACGAGTCTGTCGCGCCTCAAGGTGAATAATTAGCCGCTATCTGAGCCAGAACAGTGGCTCCACGGGCGAGCGCACTCGCATCCGCGTGAGGATTCAATACGAATGCGTATCCCAGCCCTGGGACCAATATGTTGCGTTGAACTAGCCCAATACCTAGAAATGGGAACTCTGGTGTCATCCACGTCCTGAGTACGGCTTCCCACGTCGCCATGCTGCGCATCCATGCGTATCCGACATCTGATGACTCGACCACAATGATCGTTGGCATTGAACGTGCTTGTTCGAGCTTCTGTGCATCTCGCGTCTTAGAAAGTATGGCCAGTTCGACCTGCTCCATGGTGCGTGCGAGAGCGGGCGACTCCACTTCGACTCGAACTTTCGAGTCCTCTCCCATGTCGGACGCATCCGAGACATCGACAGTAAGGACGAAAGGGCCAGTGAAGGTGTCGATTTCGTGAATTGTCTCGATCCGCTCGCCCTTTGCGATCGCATCTGCAATGAGGGTCATAATCTCGCGCCGTTTTGCTTGACGTATTTGCAGTGGGTAGTTATCAAAAGTTAGTGTCACAATTAGAGGTAGCGAATCGACAAGATGAGAGAGGACTTGGACGAGATCGTCCACCCCGTCGTAGTCTCGTCGAGTAACTTCGATGCCTAGTCCGGCTCCTTCTACCACGAAATCTGGCTCTGGGTTCGGTGGGCCTCCGAACCGAAACGCAACTCCGGCCAAAACTAGCATCCGCGCGACTGCCAATTCCAGACGAATATTCCAAAGCTCATTCTCATCGCTGGCAATCCGTAAACGGTGGCGGACTGACGCGATCCCTGCAATTGGTGGGTCGACAAAGTCAAGAGTTGTAGTCATCTCAGCGAGGCTCTCTATGCCACTTGCAGTGAAGTTATCGAGCCGATTCGCCGCGCGATCCTGTGCAATCCACTCGAACACTGGGTGCTTGGGGCCGGCTGTGGACCCCGGCAACCACCCATCCATATGATCCAGGGCCACCTGAATTCGCTGCTCAATTGCCTCGGACATATTTGTCCTCAATAACATCAATTGTTCTCTTATTTGGGCAACGCAACACGAGATTGCGAAGGCAGACTGCCACTTCACGTCCAGTCGGTGACATGGTCCGAAGCAATTAGGCGATTCGGGTTCTTGGCGATCTCGTCTTATGGACAGTTGCCTTTCTTGGATTTGGCTTGGTGCCGGGTGTCGACGCCGACTTTCGTTTTGCAGAATTGGCTCGAGTGGGAGCTTTATTCGTGGGTGTCGTTAAAGGAATGGCCACGTCACCGATACGTACAACCAGTTCCAGGGTTCCGCCTACTGCCTGCGCGTAGGCGACCAGCGTGCCCACCTCAGTGCGGGACAGGTCACCGTTTTCGATCCGTGATACCCGGGATTGGTCAATATCGATTCGCTCCGCAAGCTGTTCCTGCGTTAAGTGCTTGGCTTTGCGCACATCTGCGAGTCGGTGCGCCCTGGATTCGGTCAGGATCTCGTCGCGGGCCTTGGCGATGCGAGCCGTATCGCCGGGCCGCTTTGCAAGTAGTTCCTCCAACGTGACATACGACGACTTATTCATGACGACCTCCCCTTCTTTGACTTCCTTGCATTTGCTTGCTGACTGACCTGCTTCACATGGGCGTCGAACCGCTCATCTGCCACAGGAATGTTCTCCTCGTACCACTGCTTCCATCTATTCGTCTTATCGCCTGCCACCAGCACGACCGCCTGGCGTAGCGGGTCGAAGGCGAAGAGCAAACGGATATGTGTGCCTCGTGGACGCAACTCCTTCATGTTCTTATGACGTGATCCCTTGACTGTGTCAACGAACGGGCGCCCCAGAGCTGGCCCATCAACCCCGAGTGCTTGCAACGCTGCCACGACCTGGTCGTACTCGGCTTCGTCAAGAGTCAGCATCCAGTCCGATACCTCCTCGTTGATCAGGACCGACCACGTCACCGGCACATCATATGACTCACAAGACATATGATGCAAGAAACATATATTGGAGACATCGGACTCCGAGTAAAGCGAGAGGCGACATGGCTAAGCAGGCTCCTGGTTAGACCTCGCCTACCACCCCGCGGCCGATGACCTCCTCGATCACGCTTCTACGCCAGACAAATCCCAGATCGCTTTCCTCGTTAATTCGACCCGAGTAGATACCGACGAATTCTTCGAATGGCTCGTTATATGTGACCGGGTCGCCGTTCTCAGCGACCATCCATGTCCCTTCTGGCCTGTAGAGCAGGACGGGGGAACCAGACTGGCCAGAGCGGGAACGCGCATCCACCAGGAAACACGGGAGCCCCGCATAGTCGACAACAGGCTCCGACGCAACAGTTGCTCGGGTCCAAAGGGCTGTCATCGCCCCTCCCATCTGCTTAAAAGGGAATCCGACAATGCTCAAATCCTCTGACACCCGCATTGCCGCGGGCTGGGGGCTCGGATCTAGCGAATAGATTTGCCGCGCTGCAGTGTCCGGGATCTCGATTTCCATGACAGCAACATCGACCGCGTGTCTGTGTACTGGATGCTCAAGCCACAACGGATCACCGTCCTCATCAAGCACCGGGTAGTTGCGAGAGACTCGGACAGAGATGTCATAGGCAGTCGGAAAATGAACCGTTATAGACACTGGGGTTGCGCAGTCCGTTTCGTCAAGGGGCTTACCCGTTTGGAAATGTCGACCCGAAAGCACGTGCCAGTTCGTGACCAACCACAACTTTCCCATTCGTTCCGTTAAGAAGCCAGTTGCTCCCCAACTCTTTGCGCGTCCCATTGGTTCAAGTCGAAGTGTTGCAATTGATG
Coding sequences within it:
- a CDS encoding trypsin-like peptidase domain-containing protein, translating into MSIETRVFLSRPSIATLRLEPMGRAKSWGATGFLTERMGKLWLVTNWHVLSGRHFQTGKPLDETDCATPVSITVHFPTAYDISVRVSRNYPVLDEDGDPLWLEHPVHRHAVDVAVMEIEIPDTAARQIYSLDPSPQPAAMRVSEDLSIVGFPFKQMGGAMTALWTRATVASEPVVDYAGLPCFLVDARSRSGQSGSPVLLYRPEGTWMVAENGDPVTYNEPFEEFVGIYSGRINEESDLGFVWRRSVIEEVIGRGVVGEV
- a CDS encoding type II toxin-antitoxin system RelE/ParE family toxin translates to MLTLDEAEYDQVVAALQALGVDGPALGRPFVDTVKGSRHKNMKELRPRGTHIRLLFAFDPLRQAVVLVAGDKTNRWKQWYEENIPVADERFDAHVKQVSQQANARKSKKGRSS
- a CDS encoding XRE family transcriptional regulator; protein product: MNKSSYVTLEELLAKRPGDTARIAKARDEILTESRAHRLADVRKAKHLTQEQLAERIDIDQSRVSRIENGDLSRTEVGTLVAYAQAVGGTLELVVRIGDVAIPLTTPTNKAPTRANSAKRKSASTPGTKPNPRKATVHKTRSPRTRIA